Proteins encoded in a region of the Devosia sp. RR2S18 genome:
- the grpE gene encoding nucleotide exchange factor GrpE, which produces MSDENAASGELPEVETPEVEETEVDPLEALRTENAEIKDRLLRTIAEMENLRKRTERDVNDTRSYAIAGFARDMLSATDALSRALMVLPAEARESSDPTVKSLVEGIEMTEREMQRLLAKHGVKPIEAEGQKFDPHKHQAMFEVPDPSKPEGTVVQVVQAGYAIGERVLRPAMVGVAKGGPGQAPADEAVDKSA; this is translated from the coding sequence ATGAGCGACGAGAACGCCGCCTCGGGCGAACTGCCTGAAGTCGAAACGCCAGAGGTTGAAGAGACGGAAGTCGACCCCCTAGAGGCGCTCCGCACCGAGAATGCCGAGATCAAGGACCGGCTCCTGCGCACCATCGCGGAGATGGAGAACCTGCGCAAGCGCACGGAGCGTGATGTCAACGATACCCGCTCCTATGCGATTGCCGGTTTTGCCCGCGACATGCTGAGCGCCACTGATGCGCTGAGCCGCGCCTTAATGGTGCTGCCTGCCGAAGCCCGGGAGTCGAGCGACCCCACGGTCAAGTCGCTGGTCGAAGGCATTGAGATGACCGAGCGCGAGATGCAGCGGCTTCTGGCCAAGCACGGCGTCAAGCCGATCGAGGCCGAGGGTCAAAAGTTCGACCCGCACAAGCATCAGGCCATGTTCGAGGTCCCCGATCCCAGCAAGCCGGAAGGCACCGTGGTCCAGGTCGTGCAGGCCGGCTACGCCATCGGCGAGCGTGTTTTGCGGCCGGCAATGGTGGGCGTTGCCAAGGGTGGCCCCGGCCAGGCTCCCGCAGACGAGGCCGTCGACAAGAGCGCCTAG